A portion of the Streptomyces sp. NBC_00376 genome contains these proteins:
- a CDS encoding LmeA family phospholipid-binding protein, giving the protein MRALRILLVIVVVLGGIFVAVDRAAVYFAESEAEGRIRVTGATIGSTDVSIKGFPFLTQVAGDQLDEVDVEITGIETDANGRRLRISRMDAALHEVKLSEGYSSATAARATGTAVISYEDLTKAASDGVVVEYGGKNKVKVTGTVDVLGRPISRSVLSTVTLVDGHTVRVRADQVPGEDIPGLEGLVRKKTDFDREVGGLPSGLKLQKIQPTADGLEISVTGTDVQLAG; this is encoded by the coding sequence ATGCGTGCACTGCGAATACTGCTGGTCATCGTGGTGGTTCTGGGCGGGATCTTCGTCGCCGTGGACCGGGCAGCGGTGTACTTCGCCGAGTCGGAGGCCGAGGGACGGATCCGGGTCACCGGTGCCACGATCGGTTCGACGGACGTCTCCATCAAGGGATTCCCGTTCCTGACGCAGGTCGCCGGGGATCAGCTCGACGAGGTCGACGTGGAGATCACCGGCATCGAGACCGACGCCAACGGCCGCAGGCTCCGGATCAGCAGGATGGACGCCGCGCTGCACGAGGTGAAGCTGTCCGAGGGCTACTCCAGCGCCACCGCCGCCCGCGCCACGGGCACTGCCGTCATCTCGTACGAAGACCTCACCAAGGCCGCCAGCGACGGCGTCGTCGTCGAGTACGGCGGCAAGAACAAGGTGAAGGTGACCGGCACGGTCGATGTCCTCGGCCGCCCGATCTCGCGCAGCGTGCTCTCCACCGTCACCCTGGTCGACGGCCACACCGTCCGGGTGCGTGCGGACCAGGTACCGGGTGAGGACATCCCCGGGCTGGAGGGGCTGGTGCGCAAGAAGACCGACTTCGACCGGGAGGTCGGCGGCCTGCCGAGCGGCCTGAAGCTCCAGAAGATCCAGCCGACCGCGGACGGCCTGGAGATCTCGGTCACCGGCACGGACGTACAGCTCGCCGGCTAG